CGCTGGACCGCATCAAACCGTACGAGAACAACCCGCGCCTGAACGATTCGGCGGTCGATGCCGTCGCCGCGTCGATCAAGCAGTTCGGGTTCCGCCAACCCATCGTGGTCGATGACGACGGCCTCATCGTATGCGGTCATACCCGCTACCGAGCTGCGCAGAAGCTCGGCCTCGTGAAAGTGCCGGTTCACATCGCCAAGGACCTGACGCCGGAACAGATCCGGGCGTACCGCATCGCTGACAATAAGACGGCCGAATTGGCGGAGTGGAACCTCGAACTGTTGGCTGCGGAGATCGGCGAATTGAAGAACGCCGGCATCGACTGGTCGCTGCTCGGTTTCAACGTCGATGAATTGGCGACCTTGCTCGACCCCGGCGTGAAACAGGGACTCTGCGATGCTGACGACGTGCCCGCGCCGCCCGACGAGGCGACGACAAAACCTGGTGACATCTGGATTTTGGGGGATCACCGCCTTTTATGCGGCGACTGCACGAACCCCGAACACGTACGCCGCGTGATGGACGGTCAGCGCGCCGCGCTTTTCGCGACCGACCCGCCCTACCTCGTCGACTACGACGGCACGAACCATCCCCACAAATGGGGCGAGCCGGACAAAAACAAGGATTGGTCCGAGTCCTACGGCGCGACCTGGGATGAGGCCGCTGCCAACCCGGAACTCTATGAGAAGTTTGTCGCCGCCGCCGTGGCTGACGCGATCCTACCGAACGCGGCGTGGTATTGCTGGCACGCCTCGCGTAGACAGGCCATGCTTGAAGCGGTGTGGGAAAAGCACGGCGCGTTCGTCCACCAGCAAATCATCTGGGCGAAGGACCGACCGATCCTCACCCGGTCGTGGTACATGTGGCAGCACGAACCGTGCTTTTTCGGCTGGGTGCGCCCGAACAAGCCCAAGCGCTTCGCCAAGGACCACCCGCATTCGGTATGGAATGTTCCGACGATTCCGCCTGGAGCGAAAACAGATCATCCGACGTCTAAGCCGGTGGAGTTGTTTGCCATCCCGATTTGCCAACACACGAAGGCCGGTGATATCTGTTACGAGCCCTTTGCCGGAAGCGGTTCGCAGATCATCGCCGCCGAGCAGGCCAGCCGACGCTGCTTCGCCATCGAGATCAGCCCGATTTACGTTCATGTGTGCGTGGAGCGGTGGGAGAATTTCACGGGACGAAAGGCGGAGAGGGCTCTCTTACCCGGAATTGGGAACAAATGCACGACGGCGGATGCTCAGTGCGGGCAGTCCATGCCTCTGCGACTAGATGACGGTCCGGTGCATCCGAAGTGTCCCGCGTCTTCGCCTCACTCGCTCGCCAGCGCGCGCAGCCGAAGCGCTGTCGCAAAGAACCAAACGGTGAGCACCAAGAAGAAGAACCGGTTGGCCAGACCATAGGGCATCCCCCGGTGAAGCGTGAGGAACTGAAGGACGAATGCGACGACGATCAGGGCGGACATGAGGACGGCGGTGCGCTGGAAGGTGCGCCAGCGCGGGTGCCTCCCGAAACCGACGGACAGGAGCACCGTTACGAGAAAGATGGTAATCACGTTCACGAAAAAGCTGTTGTCGTGGATTTCCCCCGAGCGGGTCGATGGCGCACCCGGACTGTCCATCGGGAAGAACGCCGAGACCACCAGGCCAATCGCGGGAATCCCCAGCAGAATTGTGCCGACCCAAGCGACAACCGAACCGGGGCCGCTGCGGGCCAGTCCCAGCAGCAGCATCATGCAGCCGCAGCTCATGGCCAGGAAGCAGGTGGTCATGACCCAGCCGTACCGACCGATGGCGTATTCACTGATCATGTGGCTGGCCGGCGCAAAGTCGGGCCGGAGAACATGCAGCAGGAGCAGGGCGAAAAGGGCGTACGCGAAGCAGGCGATGGCCGTGGTCGCGAAAAACCTGGACGTGAAGCGGGGCGTCTTCCTAGAGTGCCGTGCGACCATGATCGGATCTCGGGACCAGCGGCATTCTACGCGCAAGAGTCGAGAAGCGCCAAGTTTGGTTTAGGAAGTCTGCTTGGTTGGTGCTCACACCGGAGCAACGCCCCGGTCGGGGCCGAGGCGTTGGAGAAGTGATTGAAGATGTGTCTAGCCTGCGTACGCGAACTGCCCCCGCTCGACCTTCTTGAACCGGGCCTCTTTGCCCTTGGCGTTGATCTCCCGCAGGATCGCGGCGTAGAGCGTGGCGTGCGGCGTCTTGCCGCCCGGGCTCTTCCACAGGCCCTTCTCGGCCATCGCCGTGATCAGGTCGACGCTGCGCATCGGCTTGCTCGCCTTGGCCAGAACCGTCGCGGCGGCGTCCAGGGCGCTGACGCGCTTGGGCTTGGGCGCGGCGTTGACCTTCTTCACCTTGCCCTTGGGGGCGCTGGTGTCCTTGGGCTTGGTGGTTGCCTTCTTCGTGCTCTTGTTTTTCTTGCTCGTACTCATCGATCTACTCCTTACAAAAGGTTTTGCCACGCCTACGCGGCGCGGCGTTGTTCACATTCAGTTCACCGGCACGGTCATGATCCGGAAGGTGCCGTCGGGCATCTCGTGGTCGCACAGGTAGGCGAACTCGCACCCGGCGGCGGCGAGGCGATCGGCCTCGGCCTGGCGGATCACGTAGGACTTGCCGCTCAGCGTGATCACGGCATCGCCGTAGCCGCTGGCGCAAAAGTGCTGGAGGGCCTCGTCGGCTGTGTCAAATTCGATGGCTTCAAATTCAAGGGTCATGGTCGTCTCTCCGTTTCGCGTGGCCTACGAGCCGAAAACGAACTCCGCCAGCCCCGCCGCCAAGAGGTCGACGATCTTCTGGGCGACCGGCGTGGCGGCGGGGATGTCCGCGCCCCTGTCCCAATTGAAAACCGTCACTCGGTCCTCGCTCCGCCGCAGCCACAACTTCGAGATGCGGCTGTCGTCGATCTCGTAGGCGGGGTTCTCCGCATGCTCGGCGAATACGAGGGCCTCGAAGCAGTGTCCGCCGATCGTTCCCGAGACCCATGCGCCGCCCGCGTTGGTGCGGCGAGCGATCTTTTTGAGCGCCAGCGAGTCCATCAGGTCGAGGGCGTCGTCTTCGTGTTCGGTCGTGTCGATGTTTTCTGCGGTCATGGTTGGCTCCTTCAAAATTCGAATCCGAGGTTCAGGCATCGCTCGAGGTCCTTCAGCGTCATCGTGCCGGCCCGCAGAATGCGGCTGGCCCATGCGCCGATCGCCAGGCTCTGGCACGATAGGCATTCGCGTAAGAACGCCCGCAGGTCGCGGTCGAGGGCGATCGGTTTCGAGTCGTTGGCGTTCGTCGTTTTCATGTTCGCGTCTCCTACGGCGTACGCCCCATGCGTACATCCACATGAGGGCAAGTTCGGCGACCGAAAGCAAGGCCCGGGGGCCATCATTCCGGCCGGAATTCCAACAATCTTTTCCAGTTATTTACGCCAAACGCCTAGCCGTCAGGCGCGCGGATTGCATGGCTGCGGCCGTTGGCCACGCGCCCCGGCGTTGGAGGCGGCGTAATGTCAGGACATGTCCTTAGCCCGCCTGCCCCACCGGCCAAGCCAGCGCTGAATCCCAACGCGCTGTCCATCGCCGATGCCGCGCGCCTGCTCAGCGCTGCGGGCGGCCAACTCATCACGGCAGAGATGATCCAGGCCGACATCGCCGCCGGCGCGCCCGTTAACGGCGACGGCACCCTCAATCTCGTGCATTACACGGCTTGGCAGGTGAAGGAGATGGCCGGCGGTGACGATTGATCCCCGGTGCCTGCGCCCGACGCAGCTCGTGAAGCTGCTCAACTCGACGCCGCTGGGAGAGGTCATCGGCGACCGGCAGTTGTACAACCACCGCCAGCGGGCTGGTCTGCGGATCGTCGCTG
This window of the Phycisphaerae bacterium genome carries:
- a CDS encoding DUF998 domain-containing protein, with the translated sequence MVARHSRKTPRFTSRFFATTAIACFAYALFALLLLHVLRPDFAPASHMISEYAIGRYGWVMTTCFLAMSCGCMMLLLGLARSGPGSVVAWVGTILLGIPAIGLVVSAFFPMDSPGAPSTRSGEIHDNSFFVNVITIFLVTVLLSVGFGRHPRWRTFQRTAVLMSALIVVAFVLQFLTLHRGMPYGLANRFFFLVLTVWFFATALRLRALASE
- a CDS encoding DNA modification methylase, which encodes MKIEQRPLDRIKPYENNPRLNDSAVDAVAASIKQFGFRQPIVVDDDGLIVCGHTRYRAAQKLGLVKVPVHIAKDLTPEQIRAYRIADNKTAELAEWNLELLAAEIGELKNAGIDWSLLGFNVDELATLLDPGVKQGLCDADDVPAPPDEATTKPGDIWILGDHRLLCGDCTNPEHVRRVMDGQRAALFATDPPYLVDYDGTNHPHKWGEPDKNKDWSESYGATWDEAAANPELYEKFVAAAVADAILPNAAWYCWHASRRQAMLEAVWEKHGAFVHQQIIWAKDRPILTRSWYMWQHEPCFFGWVRPNKPKRFAKDHPHSVWNVPTIPPGAKTDHPTSKPVELFAIPICQHTKAGDICYEPFAGSGSQIIAAEQASRRCFAIEISPIYVHVCVERWENFTGRKAERALLPGIGNKCTTADAQCGQSMPLRLDDGPVHPKCPASSPHSLASARSRSAVAKNQTVSTKKKNRLARP
- a CDS encoding winged helix-turn-helix domain-containing protein yields the protein MSTSKKNKSTKKATTKPKDTSAPKGKVKKVNAAPKPKRVSALDAAATVLAKASKPMRSVDLITAMAEKGLWKSPGGKTPHATLYAAILREINAKGKEARFKKVERGQFAYAG